The Sporomusa termitida genome has a window encoding:
- the nirJ2 gene encoding putative heme d1 biosynthesis radical SAM protein NirJ2, whose protein sequence is MIISWNTTQQCNINCVHCYRDAGAKRADELSTAEGKKLLGEIAQAGFKIMIFSGGEPMLRPDIYELISYAASVGLRPVLGTNGIMLTGDVPGRLKAAGLMCAGISVDSRDPERHDIFRGLQGAWQQTMAGINSCREAGLPFQIHTTVSNWNEHEVTEITDFAVELGAVAHHIFFLVPAGRGKDIEDTTLKTAQYEALLTRILDKQANTPIELKPTCAPQFMRIAKERGVPMRYSKGCLAGTTYCVILPNGDVQPCPYLPLKVGNVRATTFDAIWQDSQVFKKLRHEPLKGGCGSCGFDSLCGGCRARAYYYSEGDYLAEEPWCSRGRRIP, encoded by the coding sequence ATGATCATCTCATGGAATACCACCCAGCAGTGCAACATTAACTGTGTACACTGTTATCGTGATGCCGGTGCCAAGCGGGCAGACGAATTAAGTACAGCCGAAGGCAAAAAACTACTTGGCGAGATCGCGCAAGCCGGCTTTAAGATTATGATCTTTAGCGGCGGGGAGCCTATGCTGCGGCCTGATATTTATGAATTGATCAGCTATGCGGCTTCCGTTGGCCTTAGACCTGTACTCGGTACAAACGGTATTATGCTTACCGGTGATGTGCCCGGCAGGCTTAAGGCGGCCGGATTGATGTGCGCCGGTATCAGTGTGGACAGCCGCGACCCGGAGCGTCATGATATTTTCCGCGGCCTGCAAGGGGCCTGGCAGCAGACGATGGCGGGGATAAACAGCTGCCGGGAGGCCGGGCTGCCTTTCCAAATCCATACCACCGTCAGCAACTGGAATGAGCATGAAGTGACAGAGATCACCGACTTTGCTGTTGAACTTGGGGCAGTGGCCCATCACATTTTTTTTCTGGTACCGGCTGGCCGGGGGAAAGATATTGAGGACACGACATTAAAAACAGCCCAGTATGAAGCGCTGCTGACCCGCATTCTTGATAAGCAGGCGAACACACCTATTGAGTTAAAGCCAACCTGTGCGCCGCAATTTATGCGTATTGCCAAAGAACGGGGTGTGCCGATGCGCTATAGCAAAGGCTGTCTGGCCGGAACTACCTATTGCGTAATCCTGCCGAATGGTGATGTTCAGCCATGCCCGTATCTGCCGCTGAAAGTCGGCAATGTGCGGGCAACCACTTTTGATGCCATCTGGCAGGACAGCCAGGTATTTAAGAAACTCCGCCATGAGCCGCTTAAGGGCGGCTGCGGTTCCTGTGGCTTTGACAGTTTATGCGGCGGTTGCCGGGCCAGGGCCTATTATTACTCGGAGGGGGATTATCTGGCCGAAGAACCCTGGTGCAGCCGGGGCCGCAGAATACCTTAA
- a CDS encoding hydrogenase small subunit yields MEKRDTLWQLFQKKNVSRRDFLKTCVALTSIMGLSTEFIPRVIEAAEKKPLLPVIWLHGHECTGCDETFIRSQTPLASDLVLNMIALEYMDVLAATGGDRLEHQLEETIKNYPGQYVLIFEGAVPIAENGIYCMVGGKPILETVKHVAKNAAAIIENGSCAAWGGIQAARPNPTKSVAVSEVVSGKPIIKVPGCPPIPEVLTGTIMHYVLFGQLPPVDNQGRPKQFFGNRIHDTCYRRPFFDSGMFVEKFDDIASKAGWCLYKVGCRGPEAYNSCGNMRWWNGMSYPIQSGAPCVACAANNFWDNDPFYERLPNIPVPNTIVNADKVGAILAGVTTAGVVAHGVASYVQHKLHEAKAEKSQDVTAEDKPEQDKDNE; encoded by the coding sequence ATGGAAAAGCGGGATACCCTTTGGCAATTGTTTCAGAAAAAAAATGTCAGCCGCCGCGATTTTCTCAAAACGTGCGTGGCCCTGACCAGTATCATGGGTTTATCCACTGAATTTATACCCCGGGTTATTGAAGCAGCAGAGAAAAAACCGTTGCTGCCGGTTATTTGGCTTCACGGCCATGAATGTACTGGCTGTGATGAAACCTTTATCCGCTCGCAGACACCACTGGCATCTGATCTGGTATTGAACATGATTGCTCTTGAATATATGGACGTATTAGCGGCTACCGGCGGCGACCGGTTGGAACACCAACTGGAAGAGACCATTAAAAACTATCCGGGCCAGTATGTCCTGATCTTTGAGGGGGCTGTGCCTATTGCCGAGAATGGGATATACTGTATGGTCGGCGGCAAACCAATCCTGGAGACCGTTAAACATGTTGCCAAAAATGCGGCAGCTATTATTGAAAATGGCTCCTGCGCGGCCTGGGGCGGTATTCAGGCTGCCAGACCCAATCCTACTAAATCAGTGGCCGTCAGTGAAGTGGTGAGCGGCAAGCCGATAATCAAAGTACCCGGCTGTCCGCCAATTCCGGAGGTACTGACAGGCACGATCATGCATTATGTTTTATTCGGCCAGTTGCCGCCTGTTGATAATCAGGGGCGTCCGAAGCAGTTTTTTGGCAACCGGATTCATGATACCTGTTACCGGCGTCCGTTTTTTGATTCCGGTATGTTTGTCGAGAAGTTTGACGATATTGCCAGTAAGGCTGGCTGGTGTCTGTATAAGGTGGGCTGCCGGGGGCCGGAAGCCTATAATTCCTGCGGCAATATGCGCTGGTGGAACGGCATGAGTTATCCCATCCAGTCCGGTGCGCCCTGTGTGGCCTGTGCGGCCAACAACTTCTGGGATAATGACCCGTTTTATGAGCGTCTGCCTAATATCCCTGTACCCAATACCATTGTCAATGCCGATAAGGTTGGCGCTATTCTGGCCGGGGTGACTACTGCCGGGGTTGTGGCTCATGGTGTGGCTTCCTATGTTCAGCATAAGCTGCATGAGGCAAAAGCGGAAAAATCGCAGGACGTTACGGCGGAAGATAAGCCTGAACAAGATAAGGATAATGAATAG